The Rhododendron vialii isolate Sample 1 chromosome 1a, ASM3025357v1 region attcgacatgtagttaccgaaatataattttgttttcaacagcaatttatcgaaatgttatttatgattttcaacaactatttaccgacaTGTAATgggctatggaagaaaataaagggctgagAATAGCGGCGCCCGAAATGTATTGTGAACAAACAAAGCTGAAATGAAAGCATGTATTCTATTTATGGGCAAATTCCACTTTCACCCCTTGTAgttatcgccatgtgcggatacccccctcatggttcaaaactgaccatataacctacctgtggttttgaaaatgtacggatagaccccctgccgtcatgttttccatctatattaacggacacaacattaaaagatcAATATATCGTCATCATGtctcttgattcttcttctttttaaaatctaaCCACATCATCCcatataccaaaaattgaatccaaaccgttgatattgtaaattttgacaagtactacatctatgccaaaattcaagtcaatcaaaaaatgaaaagctcatggtcgaatcgattttgttatgaaattaaaattttgaatttgaatttactaaaaattagatcacttgGTTATTGATacctgatcgagatgatttttttacagagaaaatctattatttatttaatacattatgaacgactcagattacattctagaggcgtaTGAGATACAcatccgttaatatggatggaaaacataaCGGCATGgagtctatccgcacattttcaaaactacAGGTaagttatgtggtcagttttgaagCATGAGGGAGTATCCGCACATGGCAATAACCACAAtggtgaaagtggactttgccctataTTAAAGTTCAATCAGAACGAAATCATATGTTCAAACTATCAACAAatatcctttcaaaaaaaaaaaaaaaaactatcaacaAATGATAATCATGCCGCAAGTGGCCAATTGCAGATTAGTTAATGAGGGAACCAAACCAATTATGCAGGACAACTGACCTGGTATAGATGAGCGACAGTGTTGGTGAACCGCGTGCTTCAGTGTTTCCCGATGAGCTACAGTTCTTTGAACTGCAAGGCGGTTTTTAAGACGAGTGTTCTCAGAGGGTTCATCTCCTCCTATTACGTTTAATGTGTCTTCTGTAGGCAGGTTGGTTTTCTTAGTTATTATCCTTGTTGAAACTTCCGCAGTCACCCTTTTCAGAAGCCGAACTGATCCTGAAATAGAGAACATACATAAGGGCTCAAATAATTCATAACCACACTTTCCAACATGTTCCAATGCTAATAACTCAACTAACAAAAAAGCCCTGTCCCAAAAGTACCAGTGTTTGGAAcaaagcttctctctctctctctctctctctctctctctcggagaGAGAGACACCACCAAATATGTGAAACTCAACTCATCGCCATATCCATGTCATCACAGCAAAGAGAACTAAGAGAATCTCCAACCCAACTCccactcattctccattttggagaatcAAGATAATCTACTATATTAAAAAAGTGAGATTGGAGGATTTTACTCTACATGCTAAACTCCAATCCAAACTCTCCATTTTCATCTCTAAAACTTCCCTCCAAAAGTCCTCCAATTCCCTTAAATTTTACATAGGAGTAATTAAACATGGTCAATATTGGTCTCATTGGCAGTTTTCAGGATGTTTTCCATTTTATAACTCTGATAAACagttaatttatttaataaaatttattactattCTATTAAAGCAAACCTAGTAGCATAAAGGATAGTTGAAAGACTTTTTTAAGTATCTGTTTTGCAGAATTGTCTCTCCAAATATCACATAGGTCTCCCCAATTTCAAGTCTCCAATTTAGAGTCTCAAAATGGGTATGGGTTGGAGTGCATTCATTCTCCAATATTGAATTAGACTATAACGCGACACAAAATCATGAGGATAACTAAAAGGATAAGGACCAAGTTCACTATAAGCtgtgaagcaccgacacctctagaggtcgaagtatcgcagtgtcggacTCGGGGACACCTCGAGGACAtgtacgggacacgccacgtggtgtgccccataatttaatataaattttttagggggacacggcaggggatATGAGGGGACACAACAagggccaaattgtaattttaaaaaaaattgggggtcaaattgtaatttttttaaaaaaatttggggccaaattgtaatttttaaaaaaatttctgggtgtcaaactataattattaatttatataaataaatatacgtggcgtgtccccgccgtgtctaTATCCCTATTGTTTTAAAATTCTCGTGTCCCCGTATCGGTATCCATATGGTGTCGGTATCtatgtccgtgcatcatagagTAAACCATTTGACACTTCTAAATCACTATATGAAGAAGACTGATATCCTAATGATGCCCAATGAACAATGATACGCAACGGACCATGTAAGTGTTGTATGGCAAGAAAAAAACTTCTGTTcattacaaaccaaaacacTTATATGCAAATATTGAATTAGAATAACAATTAGAGCGGcggaaaaagcaaaaaataaaagaataccTGAATGAGGACCGGCAATGTTAGGATCAAAACCCTGTGATGGTTGAGGACCAATCAAGGGGGCATACAGGTAAGAATCAGATTTCAGGTAATCCCCAACCTTGTCAACCAATTTCTTGTTTTCATCCTCATGGGGTTTCATTATCTCAACTCCTAACAACAGAAAACATTCAATTGAATCAATTTTCAATCCCATTAACAAGGTGTGTCAAGGAAACAAAACTAACCAAATACAGAGACATGTAAATGAACGATAACACATCACATGGTATCCAAAATACGGTCACCGGCAGAGACGGTTGGGAAGTTATACGGCGTTGAATTAAtcttttgaggaaaaaaaaaaaaaaccccaatagAGAAACTTGTAAATATGCATGAAAAAACCAACAATACAAACAAATCGTTACCCGCAGTAGCGGTAGGAAGTGTCATTTTTGGTGAGACAGAGGGTTGAGAAGAAACCAAGGGGGCAAATAAGAAAGAATCTGATTTGAGAtaatcaaatattttcttgaacAGTTTCTTCTTCCTGctgtttttcttgatttttctccGGTGAACTCCTAGAGACAAGGCCCCTCTCTTGTCCATTGATCCTTTGATTGAAACCCACAATATTGATCCTTTGATTGAAATTGGTaaagtttgtgtttttttttcccgaataCGGATAGTGTCAAGTGTTCACAGGTGGAAGATGGAGAAGAACACAACGTGCAGAGTTTTCCGTGGTTGGGATTTTCGAAGCTTGTGGAAACAGGTGACAAGCGGTTGTGTGTCTTGTGACTTGTGAGGCGTGTTCAGCGGTGAAAACTTACTCCGAATTTGAAGATCcgaaatgatactcacacaatcaTTATGTGTGTTGTGTAATCAATTTTAACGGTTCAGATGTGTTTGAACGttctagtttttaaaaaaactcttccaagcaaaaatttaaACGAATCTTGATCGTTTATTACAACAATGAACGGATGGAGATTGGTTGTATTTGATGTTTTGTACGATCGTTGTACATGCAGCATCTTTGCTCGAAGATGAATGAGCATGAAAGTGGATCTAGACTATTGATTTTTGAATTCGGAATAATTTTgggataagttttttttttggatatttagGAGCACTTTGTCATATGTGTGAGGAATTCATATGTATGTAAAAAAAGTGTAGTTGAATATGTGTAAATATGTTATATACCAAGTATTTCTAATCGATACCCACAGTCGAGTTCTTCCCAGGTTGTAGATCCCATTCCACTAAGCACTAAAAGgacttttagaattttttttaatttttatcttagtttaacGTTAAATTTTCTTGACTCTTTAATTCGTCTCCATGACAACCCCGTTCCATGATATGATGCACTAAGAGATAGAAGTCTAAGTAGACGacatttttacttttacccaaatattttaaaaaataatcacttttaagtaaaaaaaagtcgaaaagtcaatttttttttacttgaaagtggttatttcccaaaatatttagaaaaaagtccgagacgaataaataatccacaaaagtttagcGTAAAACGATCAATTACGAATTTATtctgaataaagacaaaatgtTCTAAAAGAAAAAGCTCTTAGCAGAATGGGGTCGTAGAATGTGTACTGAACCCATAAAGAAACAGTCGAGAATGGAAATTCTAGTAACACCACATTTTATACTCCATAGTGACAAGTGTGGCGGTCTCCACAAAAGTTTGGATGGGACCCACTATACTTGTCACTATAGAGTATAAAATGCGATATCAGTAGTATTGCTCGTCATTAAGATTCCGGGGACAAAGTAAATGGGCTAAATGatgattaaaataataaaatgagCCAGAACAGCCCAAATGTTTGGAGACGCAGttttatgggaaaatgacggagACGCAGTTTTATtggaaaatgatggcccaggacgtattttgataattaatatccgccaagaaCATGcgaagaacatttgttaatgatGAAAAaatccttgacgggtattaattatcaaaatacgtccttaGCCGTCCTTTTCCCCAGTTTTATTAAGACCAGTTCTATCAGCCCAGGTTTGTTACCCAAAATGGGCCAACTAATCTGGATTTCCATTAAATTGAGTTGGGCAGAACTTCAAGGCCTTGTTTAGGCTTTATAAGGGTAGACTAGACTATCCAAAAGATTTCGTTTATGGGCCCAGTACaagttttaatttgaaaatttaagatGTTCATTTTGAAGATTTCTGTATGTAAAAATCATTCTGCCATAGATTTAAAGTGTTTGTACATCGATAAGGGCTAGCTTGAATAACATTTCTATTCGTAAAAAATAGATGGTGAAGACTATTTGgtcttttaaatttaattttttgaatacgatggcatttttttttctatcagcaaagaaaaataagatggcATAGTAACGTCcgattaagttaatttttttgaataaattgttAGACATTGAGTCAATATATAGATTATTTGAATCATCGAAAATCCCTTTGATAGGGGCCATGACGTGGTCCATGGCCCATGAAAGACATTAGAGGGAATGGAGAGAAGTTGGATCCATAAAAATAGGAAGTCAAAATGGGAAGTTGTTTTCAAATTACAAAGCGCCTCATAACTCATTGGGAAAACTGGCTTTATTTTAGTTTAGATTTTCCCTCTAAAATGTTTGTCTGTAGCTTTAGGAATTTAGACAAGTTGTTTCCGCCATGCACTTTTAATTGATGTATGCAAGAAGAATGGCATGTCTCgaaaattcatatttttgtggGTTTTAACTTGTTTAGTTCATTTAGAAAATAGGCAAAATCCAGCCTTAATTAACATGTTGAACAACACCACCTATTGGCTTTTCAGTGCCTTATGTTGAGAGTCTTAAAAGCATATAAAGAGGAGCCGACATATGCATAAATTAGTCCAGACATCCGATTATACAAAAAAGTATCATAGATAGTAAATTGATCAACTCATTGAACCCAAAAAAGAATAATGAGCActtgcaaaaaataacaaaaaagcaCTGTTAGGGTTTCTTGGTAGGGGGGCTGGGGCTGCCGCCTCACCCCACCCCCCCACCCCTCCATCACTGGCCGTCTACTCCCTGCTATGACGGGTTGTTGGGTCGCTTGGTGAGATCCTTCGGCGAATAACCCCCGGAACCGGAGCGGCGGTTTTTCCGGTGACATGATTACGGCTGGGGTTCTGtttcctcctccttctctctctctacatctatCCCTCCCTGAGTTTGGTGCTCCCCGTCAATGGCGCCAATCATCCGCGTGCAGTCCGCCTATGTGCTCTCTTTTCCAATCTTCCTCACCGTGCGAGTTTTATTGGCGTTATTAGGCCAATCCGGCCTTGTCATTTGGGTGTCGCTTGTTCGAGCCCTGACAAGATGGTTGTTGTGGGACGGAGATAACTGTTGGTGATGTTGGATGGTGAGGTGTGGTTGCTGCGGTGATTTGCGATCTCGGTGACCGGATTTAGGAGTGTAGATCTGTTTCTCTaggttttgatttgtttttctctgctgcatttatttttttggatttctaCCCCTGATGGGGCTATTTCCTCTCCTTCAGGGGTTTCCTTTGGTTTGGTTGTGCGTTTTTTCTGCGACAAATGCTGTGCCCAGAAGGTTTGTGTGTGGGAGTGGAGTGCTTGGCCTCTCCTTGTGGCTTGATTCGCTCGTTGTGTCGTGGGAATCTTGCTCTTCTTAATCTATTGTTTCTTCTATCAATGAAAACTCCTaacattttggcaaaaaaaaaacactcgtGACTGTTCAAATTGGAAATTTAGAAGTCTATCAAACTGACAAAACTTGTGAACTTTATGTTTCGTTTcgtgaaaaaacaaaaacaatgccATACAAATCCAAATCTTAACCAGCCATTTAATGCCTACGATGTTTAATATGAAGATGCAAATCCCAACGGGTTCGGCTAAAGTAATAATGAGAAAGCAACAAGTGTTTGTCTTCTACGAGGTCAAAGGTTTAAAAATTCCACAAATGTCAAACATTCTAAATCTTAGAGCCTCTGGAAAGTTTTTCCTGTCGTTAATTTCAAAGCCGcagaattagtcgagatacGCGCAAGCTGACTAGACATcctattataaaaaaaaaaatgcaaggtaCATTACATTTTGACTATACACCCCATTATATTTGGGAGATATGCGCAGAATAGAATTTGCAAGAAAGTAGTGTTTGGGAGGACAATACTCAAACTAGATTAAAAATGGGTATTTTGAagataatgctcaaaataaatTACTGTATGAATTTAAGAAGATTATCCAAAATGAGAATGAAAAAGTTCCACCGGAGCAAATTCTCAAATTGTGCCTTAAAGTGTAATTTTGTGAATGTATTATGACATAATGCATTATTAGAATTcggttcccaaaaaaaatatacaaatgaGGAGCCACAATTTAGCTCCCAAACAGCTTCTcaaattttctggaaaaaaagcAATTCGTAGTACGTAGATGTATTTGAGCAACTGGTTTTGCCGACATTCGCCTAGTAGGCTTAGGACGATATGCaaataatgtcaaaaaaaattcggaTTTCAATATACATTTCACAAATTTCAATACATTTGttacaaatatcaatacacttttctaCAATATCGCTGCACTTTTCACATATTATCCTCCGTCTGAGAGTTGAGATTACCATTTTCCTTTGAGCAATTGGGACTTGCATACTCCTCAACCACCGAAAGCATTTCATTAATActaaatactccttccgtctcatttttttttgtccttcttgaagtttttgttaattttcaattgcttatatcttctaatttgaatctaaaaaatatgcaatatgaatcttgattgatagttctcgattaggtttacaatacaaagttttcaaaataataaaaaaatattataaattgaaacataaaagcGTTTAAAGAACGACACGAgtaacggagggagtaatgaCATCTGACTTTAACCTGTGAACTTCCAATAGATGAACTTCTTCATGAATTATACTCCTTCcctccggatttaatagtcattttttggagttcgtattatttttcaatcaattatatcttataatttataatgttttgtgtaattttaaagatattgtcttatagaattaattgagatctatcaaacaagattcatattggatataaaattcattaccaatttaatgatataatttattttttatccggttagaattaAATGAGAGACTATTAAATCTGGATGGAAGGAGTACCATTTAGCCATAAATCTCTAGTACTTCTCAACCACTAAATTGAAAGATGTCATTAATGATCTGATTTTGTCATGTAAAGGTGCATGCATGCAATTATACGGCTGTTTCGGTctaaaact contains the following coding sequences:
- the LOC131323063 gene encoding uncharacterized protein LOC131323063 produces the protein MDKRGALSLGVHRRKIKKNSRKKKLFKKIFDYLKSDSFLFAPLVSSQPSVSPKMTLPTATAGVEIMKPHEDENKKLVDKVGDYLKSDSYLYAPLIGPQPSQGFDPNIAGPHSGSVRLLKRVTAEVSTRIITKKTNLPTEDTLNVIGGDEPSENTRLKNRLAVQRTVAHRETLKHAVHQHCRSSIPGSGILGTEPRKLVVE